A segment of the Methanothermococcus thermolithotrophicus DSM 2095 genome:
TAAATCAGTATACTCTTTCATAATTCCAACAACCGCTGAGCTATCCAAACCACCACTTAAAAATGCTCCAACAGGTACGTCAGAACGCATTCTTATTTTTACAGCATCACAAAGTAGTTTTTTTCCTTCTTCAATTAACTTTTTTTTATCATAAACTGGATTATAATCAGGGAGCTCCCAGTAATATTCTTTTTTAATTTCTTTCTTATTTAAGTCAAAAATCAAATTCTGCCTAGCTTCCAATTTAAAAACATTCTTATATATTGAATAGGGAGATGGAATAAAGCCCAATGAAAAGTACAAATCAACAGCATCTTTATTAATATTTTCTTTTTTATTTATTGGTTTAACAGATATTATTCCCTTTAATTCAGAGGAAAAAATAAATTCTTTCCCGTCCCAATAGTAATAAAATGGTTTTTGCCCCAACCTATCTCTTGAGCAAAAAATGATATTCTTTCTCTTGTCAAAAATACAAAAAGCCCACATTCCATTGAATTCTTTGACACAATCAAAGCCTAAATTATTATACAGTTTTAAAATAACCTCAGTATCTGTTCCAGTTTCAGTTTTTAAATTATATTTTTCCTTTAATTCTAAATAGTTATAAACTTCTCCGTTATAGGCAATGATTATATCGGCATTATCTAATCCACTATCTTCGTAGATAATTTTATCCTTTTCAATATTATATCCCATAGGTTGATGTCCTTTTTCACTTAAATCCAATATTGATAACCTAACATGCCCTAAACCGATGGAATAATCTTTTTTAAAACTGGTGTATGTGCCATCATCATCAGGGCCTCTATGTTTTATGGATTTATTCATTAATTCGAGCTCTTCCCTTAAAATATCTTCATTAAATCTAATTATCCCATTTATTCCGCACATTTCAAAGCCCCCAATATATAATTCCTCTGCTTTCAACACCTTTTTTATCAAATTTTCTTTTAATATCTATTAAAATGCCATTTTCATTTAAACAATTTAAAACATCATATTTGGAAAATTCATTATGGTCCACAGCATAAATGACTACATCATATTTTCCTTTTGGTTTTTTAATGTTTTTAACTCCAAAAATTTCATCCTTATCTATTAATGGTTCAATTAAAACAATATTTTCAATACCAAAGTCTTTTAATTCATTGATTAATTCTTCAACCTTACTTTCCCTTAAATCTGGGACATTTTCCTTATATGTTCCACCAAATATGCAGATTTTTGTATCTTTAATTAATTTGTTATTTTTAATTAATAGTTTTACGACTTTATTTGCCACAAACAAAGGAACATTTTCATTTATCCTTCGTCCTGCTAAAATCAACTCAGGAATGTATCCTGCTTCAATGGACTTCGTTGCCAAATAATAAGGGTCTTCGGGAATACAATGTCCACCTACAAATCCAGGGTAAAATCTTAAAAAATTCCATTTTGTAGATGCCGCATCAAATACCTCTTTACTATCAATATTGAGTTTATCAAAAAGCATTGCTAGTTCATTAAATAATGCAATATTTATGTCCCTTTGGATATTTTCAATAACCTTTGCAGATTCCGCAACTCTTATTGATGAAGCAGGATAAACATTTGTTATTTTTCCATATGTTTCTAATAGCACATCTGTTGTTTCTTTATCGCATCCTGCAACAATTTTTGTGATTTTATCAATTGTATGGCTTAGGTCTCCAGGATTTATTCTCTCTGGACTGTATCCTATGTAAAATTCACCCAATTTCATACCACTTTCTTTTTCTAGTATTGGGAGGCAAAATTCCTCTGTGCATCCGGGATATGTCGTTGATTCATAAACTACAATTGCTCCCTTTTTCAAATTTCTACCAACAATTTTTGATGCACTCTCCAAAAATCTTAAATCTGGTTTTTTATCTTTTGTTGTCGGTGTTGGGACGGTTATGATGATAACATTTCCTTCTTTAATTCTTTTTTCATCATTTGTAAATATGATATTGTCATTAATTTTTTCAAAATCCTCTTTTTTAATTTCGCCAGTTCTGTCAATTCCGTTATTTAGTTCATTAATTCTTTTTTCACTTATATCAAATCCAATAACTTTAAAATGTTCTGCAAAACGAACTGCTAATGGTAATCCTACATATCCAAGTCCAATAACACATATTTTTGGATTTTTCATCGTTTTTCACCAATTTTATATCAGATATTTTTAACCCAATCCCAATTATTTTTTATCCAATTACAAAATCTTTTTAATCCTTCTTCAATTTTAACTTCTGGATTGTACTTTAATAACTCTCTTGATTTTGTTAAATCTGCCCATGTTTTTTCAACATCTCCAGGTTGAATTGGCATATAATTTTTTATCGCTTTTTTTCCAGTATATTTTTCAATCAAGCCTATGGCATATTCTAGCTCTGTTGGATTATCATTTCCTAAATTAAACACTTCATAATCAAAATCCTTTTCAATGGATGATAAAATACCGTTAACTATATCCGATACATAAGTAAAGTCCCTCATCATTTTTCCATAGTTATAAACGTCTATTGGTTTTTCCAGCAGGATATTTTTTGTAAATTTCCAGAACGCCATATCTGGCCTTCCCCATTCACCATACACTGTAAAAAATCTCAATCCAACCATTTTAGTACCATACAAATGATGATAAGTATGTGCCATGAGCTCATTAGATTTTTTTGTTGCAGCATATAATGAAACAGGATTATCTACCTTATCGTCCTCGCTAAAAGGGACCTTTTTATTCCCTCCATAGACCGATGAAGAAGATGCATAAACAACCTTTTCTATATCAAATCTTCTTGCAAGTTCAAAAATATTCAATGTCCCCAATAGGTTTGATTTTTCATAAGCCCAAGGATTCTCCAAGGAGTACCTCACTCCAGCCTGAGCTCCCAAATGAACTATTAAATCAATATTTTTGTCTTTTAAATTTTCAACTAATTTATCGTATTCTGAAAAATCTAACTTTATAAAATTGTAATTATCATATTTTTTTAGAATTTCATTTCTCTTTTCTTTTAGTAGTGGGTTGTAGTAATCGTTTAGATTGTCTATTCCAATTATATTTATATCTTCATAATTATCCAATATCCTTTTACACAGGTGAAAGCCTATAAAACCCGCACTTCCAGTCACTAAAATATTATTGTATTTCATTTTTTCAACCTTTTTTATCCCTCAACCGATCATCATGGCTATTGTTGATAATTCTGATTTTCATTTATAAATATTTTCAACTTCAACTTTCACCTAAGTTATAGTGGTGTGCAATTTTAACTAAACTTATTTCATACTATTTAAAATTAAATTGGGGTAAAAATTACTTTATTTAATTTAACGAATAAAGAAATATTCATGATAAATATCTGTAATTATATAGTTCGATAAGTCATGCACACCACTATATTCAAAAACCTTTAACCAAGGGTTCCCACCACCATCTATTGTTGATATACCATTCAACGGTAGCTTTTAATCCTTCCTCAAAGTCCATACTTGGTTTCCAACCGAGCTCCCTAATTTTTTCAGTGTTTATTGAATATCTAAAATCATGCCCTGGTCTGTCCTCAACAAAATTAATTAAGCTCTCTGGCTTATTCAGGTACTTTAAGATAAGTTTTACAACATCAATGTTTTTCCATTCATCATTTGCCGCTATGTTGTAAACTTCCCCAATTTTTCCTTTTTTCGAAACTAAATCTATAGCTTCGCAATTATCCAGTACATAGGTCCAATCCCTAATATTTGTACCATCGTTGTATATTGGCAATGGTTTATCGTGCATTGCTAAAAGAATCATCTTTGGAATAAGTTTCTCTGGAAAATGGTATGGCCCATAGTTGTTACTTGAACGGGTGACAATAACCGGAGCTCCGTATGTTTTATAATAACTCTTACAGAGCAAATCTCCAGAAGCCTTACTTGCCGAATAAGGTGATGAAGGATCCAATGGATCATCTTCCTTAAACGAGCCTTCAACAATACTCCCATAAACTTCATCGGTACTTATACTAACGAATTTATCTATATCATACTTTCTAACGTATTCCAATAAATTATAAACTCCAAGGATATTTGATTTAATAAAAGGTTCTGGGTCTTTTATTGAGTTATCAACATGAGTTTCTGCCGCAAAATTGTAGAGTATATCGACCTTTCCTATATTTTCTAAGTCTTTTGGATTTGCAATATCTCCTTTGATAAAAGTTATTTTATCTTTAATATCCTTTAAATTCTCAATTCTACCGGAATAGGTTAAGTTATCAAAAACAATTATCTCATCATGGGGGTATTTGTTAACCATCATTCTAACAAAATTACAACCGATGAATCCGGCCCCGCCTGTAATCAGTATTCTCACTGTTCCACCTTTTTCAATTATGTTATTTATTTATAATTTTATTATTTAACTAATCTTTCCAAATATTTTCCATAATCTGTCTTTAATAGTGGTTTAGCAAGTTTTAAAAGTTGTTCCTCGGATATCCACCCATTACGATATGCAACTTCTTCCAAACATCCGATCATTAATCCCATTCTTTTCTCTATTGAATAGATAAAATTACTTGCCTCTAAAAAGCTATCGTGGGTTCCTGCATCAAACCATGCCGTTCCCCTTGGTAAAAGCTTTACTTTTAACTTTCCCTTCTTTAAATATTCATTATTTACATCGGTTATTTCCAGCTCCCCTCTCCAAGAAGGCTTTATTTGTTTGGCTATATCAACAACTTCATTATCATAGAAGTACAATCCAATTACTGCATAATTTGAAGGTGGATTTTTTGGTTTTTCTATGATTCCTTTTACATTTCCATTACTATCAAATTCAACAACACCGTATCTTTCTGGATCTTTAACATACTGACCAAAAACAATCCCTCCTTTTTCTTTTGAAAGTTCCTGTCTTGCGTTTAATAAAAATCCAGTTAATCCACTCCCATATACGATATTGTCCCCAAGTATTAGGCACACATCATCATCGCCAATAAACTCCTCTCCGATTATAAATGCCTCTGCCAATCCTTTTGGTTCTAACTGTTCTTTATAGTGCAACCTTATTCCCAAATGTTCCCCGTTTCCCAATAATTTTTTATATTTTGGTAGCTCCTCTGGAGTACTTATAATTAGTATATCCCTTATTTTGGAAAGCATCAATATGGATAGTGAATAATATATCATCGGTTTATTATATATTGGCATTAGGTGCTTATTCCCAGCATAAGTTATAGGATAAAGTCTTGTTCCAGAACCTCCTGCTAAAATTATTCCCTTCACTGTTTCACCAACTATTTGGAGTTTTTTTATTATTTATATTCAAAATTGTTATCGGCTTCTTTTAATGTAGGATGATTTTTATCCTTTTCTGAAAGTATAGGGTCCTTTATAGGCCAATTGATGTTTATATATTCATCATTCCAGATAATTCCTGCATCGTCATTTGGGGAATATTCTGCAGTACATTTATAGGTTACTTCTGCCTCATCACTTAAAACACAAAATCCATGGGCAAATCCTTCTGGAATATATAGCATTTTTTTGTTTTCTTCCGATAGAATAACTCCTACATATTTCCCATAGGTTGGAGAACCTTTCCTTATAT
Coding sequences within it:
- a CDS encoding nucleotide sugar dehydrogenase: MKNPKICVIGLGYVGLPLAVRFAEHFKVIGFDISEKRINELNNGIDRTGEIKKEDFEKINDNIIFTNDEKRIKEGNVIIITVPTPTTKDKKPDLRFLESASKIVGRNLKKGAIVVYESTTYPGCTEEFCLPILEKESGMKLGEFYIGYSPERINPGDLSHTIDKITKIVAGCDKETTDVLLETYGKITNVYPASSIRVAESAKVIENIQRDINIALFNELAMLFDKLNIDSKEVFDAASTKWNFLRFYPGFVGGHCIPEDPYYLATKSIEAGYIPELILAGRRINENVPLFVANKVVKLLIKNNKLIKDTKICIFGGTYKENVPDLRESKVEELINELKDFGIENIVLIEPLIDKDEIFGVKNIKKPKGKYDVVIYAVDHNEFSKYDVLNCLNENGILIDIKRKFDKKGVESRGIIYWGL
- a CDS encoding NAD-dependent epimerase/dehydratase family protein, translating into MKYNNILVTGSAGFIGFHLCKRILDNYEDINIIGIDNLNDYYNPLLKEKRNEILKKYDNYNFIKLDFSEYDKLVENLKDKNIDLIVHLGAQAGVRYSLENPWAYEKSNLLGTLNIFELARRFDIEKVVYASSSSVYGGNKKVPFSEDDKVDNPVSLYAATKKSNELMAHTYHHLYGTKMVGLRFFTVYGEWGRPDMAFWKFTKNILLEKPIDVYNYGKMMRDFTYVSDIVNGILSSIEKDFDYEVFNLGNDNPTELEYAIGLIEKYTGKKAIKNYMPIQPGDVEKTWADLTKSRELLKYNPEVKIEEGLKRFCNWIKNNWDWVKNI
- the rfbB gene encoding dTDP-glucose 4,6-dehydratase encodes the protein MRILITGGAGFIGCNFVRMMVNKYPHDEIIVFDNLTYSGRIENLKDIKDKITFIKGDIANPKDLENIGKVDILYNFAAETHVDNSIKDPEPFIKSNILGVYNLLEYVRKYDIDKFVSISTDEVYGSIVEGSFKEDDPLDPSSPYSASKASGDLLCKSYYKTYGAPVIVTRSSNNYGPYHFPEKLIPKMILLAMHDKPLPIYNDGTNIRDWTYVLDNCEAIDLVSKKGKIGEVYNIAANDEWKNIDVVKLILKYLNKPESLINFVEDRPGHDFRYSINTEKIRELGWKPSMDFEEGLKATVEWYINNRWWWEPLVKGF
- the rfbA gene encoding glucose-1-phosphate thymidylyltransferase RfbA, which gives rise to MKGIILAGGSGTRLYPITYAGNKHLMPIYNKPMIYYSLSILMLSKIRDILIISTPEELPKYKKLLGNGEHLGIRLHYKEQLEPKGLAEAFIIGEEFIGDDDVCLILGDNIVYGSGLTGFLLNARQELSKEKGGIVFGQYVKDPERYGVVEFDSNGNVKGIIEKPKNPPSNYAVIGLYFYDNEVVDIAKQIKPSWRGELEITDVNNEYLKKGKLKVKLLPRGTAWFDAGTHDSFLEASNFIYSIEKRMGLMIGCLEEVAYRNGWISEEQLLKLAKPLLKTDYGKYLERLVK
- the rfbC gene encoding dTDP-4-dehydrorhamnose 3,5-epimerase, whose translation is MPFIFKRLEIPEVVLIEPKVFEDDRGFFMETYKYSEFSKIGIDKMFVQDNCSKSKKGVLRGLHYQKNPNAQGKLVTCLKGEIFDVAVDIRKGSPTYGKYVGVILSEENKKMLYIPEGFAHGFCVLSDEAEVTYKCTAEYSPNDDAGIIWNDEYININWPIKDPILSEKDKNHPTLKEADNNFEYK